From Pseudoalteromonas viridis, the proteins below share one genomic window:
- a CDS encoding YdcH family protein: MTIEKHDLHHEFPEYKDEIHHLKMNDAHFARLFKEYHECDHEVHRIETGAENTSDDYLESLKKQRLHLKDQLFSIIKKAQTVA; this comes from the coding sequence ATGACAATTGAAAAACACGATCTGCACCACGAATTTCCTGAATATAAAGACGAGATCCACCACCTGAAAATGAACGACGCGCACTTCGCTCGTTTATTCAAGGAGTACCACGAGTGCGATCACGAAGTACATCGCATTGAAACCGGCGCAGAAAACACCTCAGACGACTATCTTGAGTCACTGAAAAAACAGCGCCTGCACCTGAAAGATCAGCTGTTTTCTATTATTAAGAAAGCACAGACTGTTGCTTAA
- a CDS encoding TraR/DksA family transcriptional regulator, producing the protein MTADQITSFLKSKQNELSQRIAAIEADFKKGRSANFAEQNTERENDDVLDEIHQEAKQELEMVNNAILRIEQGVYGLCQHCEEQINPQRLNALPYTTTCIKCAK; encoded by the coding sequence ATGACTGCTGACCAAATAACAAGTTTTCTCAAATCCAAACAAAATGAACTGAGTCAACGGATAGCCGCCATTGAAGCCGATTTCAAAAAGGGGCGGTCGGCCAACTTCGCAGAGCAAAACACAGAGCGCGAAAACGACGATGTACTGGATGAAATCCATCAAGAAGCCAAGCAAGAGCTGGAGATGGTCAATAACGCGATACTGCGGATAGAGCAGGGGGTTTATGGCCTGTGTCAGCATTGTGAAGAACAAATCAATCCGCAGCGCTTAAACGCTCTGCCTTACACAACGACTTGTATTAAATGCGCAAAATAG
- a CDS encoding FRG domain-containing protein → MTEKFTGQWFGTSSAGPAVLVNLAQEGFALTGRVSLFEEADIAGQNVTVCLWYYFEGKVQDDGFIEGTANLISIHDKLGSLLTKENLEAIQEAGFEFPNETTFRGKKSGDYEFSAEWTSSYPTKETTRGQIILERKPPSDSNVTHEEMSWNTFKEHALEQKEGTVFRGQARPWRLQTSFHRTGHADLIAYLDRNIPELENHVNAYSRHAYNVLDDRSLGALLNLAQHHGYPTPLLDWTRSPYVAAFFAFEDEASLLPDGSISIFMFDEAEWVKMMGRQAPLRVPAVMVKMIELPGLGNERVLPQQAMTMYSNVDDIEAILQPQEDTAGQLLKAVSIPAAERDKAMRDLSLMGITWGSMFPGLDGICKQLSSRHFK, encoded by the coding sequence TTGACAGAAAAATTTACTGGCCAATGGTTTGGCACATCTAGCGCTGGTCCCGCGGTATTGGTTAATTTGGCACAAGAAGGATTTGCATTAACTGGCCGAGTTTCACTTTTCGAAGAAGCAGATATTGCAGGACAGAATGTTACTGTTTGTTTGTGGTATTACTTTGAAGGAAAAGTTCAGGATGACGGTTTTATTGAAGGCACTGCCAATTTAATCTCTATACATGATAAGTTGGGTAGTTTGTTAACAAAAGAAAACTTGGAGGCAATCCAAGAAGCAGGTTTTGAGTTTCCAAATGAAACTACATTTAGAGGAAAGAAGAGCGGAGATTATGAATTTTCGGCAGAGTGGACGTCTTCATATCCTACCAAGGAGACAACTAGAGGCCAAATAATACTTGAAAGAAAGCCACCCTCTGATTCAAATGTCACACATGAAGAAATGAGTTGGAACACATTCAAAGAACATGCCTTAGAGCAAAAAGAAGGCACTGTTTTTAGGGGGCAAGCTCGACCCTGGAGGCTACAAACGTCATTCCATCGTACTGGACATGCTGACCTTATAGCATATCTAGACAGGAATATTCCTGAGTTAGAAAATCATGTTAACGCCTATTCTAGGCATGCATATAACGTATTGGATGATCGTTCACTTGGCGCTTTACTAAATTTGGCGCAACATCATGGCTATCCAACACCATTGCTTGACTGGACAAGAAGTCCGTATGTTGCAGCATTTTTCGCCTTTGAAGATGAGGCTAGTTTATTGCCTGATGGCTCAATTAGTATATTCATGTTCGATGAAGCTGAGTGGGTGAAAATGATGGGGCGACAAGCTCCGCTTAGGGTTCCTGCCGTCATGGTGAAAATGATAGAGTTACCCGGCCTTGGCAATGAGAGAGTTTTACCTCAGCAAGCGATGACCATGTATAGTAATGTGGACGATATCGAGGCTATCTTGCAACCTCAGGAGGATACCGCAGGTCAGCTCTTGAAAGCGGTTTCAATTCCAGCAGCTGAGAGGGATAAAGCAATGAGAGACTTAAGCTTAATGGGAATTACATGGGGATCAATGTTTCCTGGATTAGATGGGATCTGTAAGCAATTATCCTCACGGCATTTCAAGTAA
- a CDS encoding transposase, which produces MPAARKSQVSLVDTKYYHCISRCVRRAFLCGEDPLTGQSYEHRREWVEEKLLLLASIFCIDICAYAVMSNHTHIVLYVDDKKANRLHDKAIVIRWHKLFKGNWLTHKFVEGNELTPSERVMLDDIIDKYRERLASISWFMRVLNEDIARRANKEDGCKGRFWEGRFKSQALLDEAALAACMAYVDLNPIRAKMAATPETSEFTSIKKRIEHAQRGKQPKSLLRFAGNPRQNMPKGMPFEPEYYIELVELTGRCIRADKRGHICDAQPILARLQIEPENWLKRTTRFTKVFHGAVGRRHALTEFCEHLQKKRRPNLTNCERFLG; this is translated from the coding sequence ATGCCAGCGGCACGGAAAAGCCAGGTCAGTTTAGTTGACACGAAATACTATCATTGCATCTCTCGCTGTGTAAGGCGTGCCTTTTTATGCGGTGAAGACCCGTTAACAGGCCAATCTTATGAACATCGTCGTGAATGGGTTGAAGAAAAACTACTTCTGCTTGCATCCATTTTCTGCATTGATATTTGCGCTTACGCTGTGATGAGTAACCATACTCACATCGTTTTGTATGTGGACGATAAAAAAGCCAACCGATTGCATGACAAAGCTATCGTCATACGCTGGCATAAGCTGTTTAAGGGAAACTGGCTGACACACAAATTCGTGGAAGGTAACGAACTCACTCCATCCGAACGCGTTATGCTCGACGATATTATCGACAAATATCGCGAAAGACTGGCCAGTATCAGCTGGTTTATGCGCGTACTGAATGAAGACATTGCTCGTCGTGCGAATAAAGAAGATGGCTGCAAAGGCCGGTTCTGGGAAGGCAGGTTTAAGTCACAAGCATTGCTCGATGAAGCCGCCCTAGCCGCCTGCATGGCCTACGTTGACCTCAACCCTATCCGGGCTAAAATGGCCGCCACACCAGAAACTTCTGAGTTCACCAGTATCAAAAAGCGCATTGAACACGCACAGCGCGGCAAACAACCAAAGAGCCTTCTGCGCTTTGCTGGCAACCCCAGACAAAACATGCCCAAAGGTATGCCCTTTGAGCCTGAATACTACATTGAACTGGTTGAGCTAACAGGCCGATGTATTCGTGCAGACAAGCGAGGCCACATCTGCGATGCCCAGCCTATCCTCGCGAGATTGCAAATAGAGCCTGAAAACTGGCTAAAACGCACCACACGATTCACCAAAGTATTCCACGGTGCAGTCGGCAGGCGCCATGCGTTGACTGAATTTTGTGAACACCTGCAAAAAAAGCGACGTCCTAACCTCACTAATTGTGAGCGATTTCTGGGTTAG
- the greA gene encoding transcription elongation factor GreA — protein MQSIPMTVRGEEMLREELNHLKKVVRPKIVADIAEAREHGDLKENAEYHAAREQQGFCEGRIQEIEAKLSTSQVIDVTKMANNGKVIFGSTVTIVNVDTDEEVTYKIVGDDEADIKNNLISVNSPIARGLIGKELDDSVTIQTPNGSVEYDIIEVEYV, from the coding sequence ATGCAATCAATTCCGATGACAGTACGAGGCGAAGAAATGCTTCGTGAAGAACTGAACCATTTAAAGAAAGTCGTCCGTCCTAAGATCGTTGCCGATATCGCGGAAGCGCGTGAGCACGGCGATCTGAAAGAAAACGCCGAGTACCACGCTGCACGTGAGCAGCAGGGATTCTGCGAAGGCCGCATCCAGGAAATTGAAGCCAAGCTGTCTACATCACAGGTTATTGACGTCACTAAAATGGCAAACAATGGCAAAGTGATCTTCGGCAGCACGGTGACCATAGTCAATGTCGATACCGATGAAGAAGTGACTTACAAGATAGTAGGTGACGACGAGGCAGACATTAAAAACAATCTGATCTCGGTTAACTCGCCTATTGCACGTGGTCTTATCGGAAAAGAACTGGATGATTCAGTGACCATTCAAACTCCAAACGGTAGCGTTGAATACGACATCATCGAAGTTGAATATGTCTAG